The genomic window TTATTAACATTACTAAAGTAAGAAATCTTATTGCAAAAGCAGTTGTTGATAAATCCGCACAAATTAGTATTGGTGTATACAACAAAGTTCCGGGTCAAACTCCAATGATTGAAGATACTTTCTTTGATATTGCTCCTAGTGAAATGAAAGTTGAGAAGAAGAATGGTAATAAATGTGATATTAAATGTAGTGCTGGTTATTCAACTATATTTAATGTTAATGATATTTAAATAAAAAAAGGATTATTCATTATAGAATATCCTTTTAATTTTTTTTTATAAAATCAACTTTTATATATATGGGAGAGGATTAATATAACAAATTCAGAATTACAGAAAAGACAAAAGGAATTTGAAAAGGATTATGCTCAATCTGAACTATTTAAAGATAAAGTAGCACAATTAAATCCAAATAAATTAACAAAAAAAGAAAATAAAATTCGTAACAAGATTCTTGATGGTAAACACATTTCAAACGAGGAATTCCAAACTATTTTTATATATATCTCTGATTATGATCAGGCGGAATCAAAACTCAAACCTGAAGTTGTTGTTAAAGCTAAGAAAACTGAAAGAAAAATATTGCAGACAGAACAAGAATTGATAGATTTTCTTAATGCTGATTCATTAACATTTAAATTCGCTCCAACAAATATTAAAGGTGAACAGATTGAATTAACTATAAAAGCACATCCAATTGATGATTCAACAATAATTAAAACAATTGAAGAACATGAGTCATTATTTAAAGATTATACTGCTGATCAATTTGAAGTAATTAATAAAAATGCTCGTGGTGAACAACTTACTCGTGCAGAACAACAAATTCTTAATGATATTACTTCTGAATTAGCTGGCACTGAAGATAGTTATGAATCAAGATTTAAATCTATTAAAGAATTTATCGCATCTACTTGTACAATAATATTTCCAAATGGTGATGAAATACCTTTATCATTAGAATATCTTGATAAATTCAGATTTAACAATGTTGTTTCATTGTATATTAAACTTCAACATGATTTGGGTATTTCTGAAGATTCAAATCAAGAATTATTTCCGGCTGGTTAATAGTATTATTGGGGAAACTTATTTTCGTGTTAGTAAACATTTAAATTGTTTACCAAGTGAGGTTATTCGTAATAAATTTAATCCAGATTATCGGTTCCTTATATTAAGGTATCATCTTGAGATTCAACATGAAATTGAAGAAGCAGAAAAAATTAAAGAACAAAATTTAAGGTGAATCATTTATGGCATCATTTCAAGATATAATTCTTACAATAACTGGTAGGGATGAAACAAGTCCTGCATTGGGTAATGTTAGAAATAATATACAGAAAATGGGTTCTAGTTTTCGTTCTGCTGTAAATGAAATTAGTTCTAATTTTGGTGATTTAAATACTGCAGTAACTGGAGCATTTTCTGCCATCACTGGAAAAAGTATTTATGATGAAGTTTTTGGTACAACTAATAAAGCTGAAACTAACAAAGTGCTTATTAATAACATGACTTCAACAAAATCTGCTGCTGAGAGTCTTTATTCTACTGTTGATAATGTTACAAATAATAGTCTTACAAGTATGCAGGAATTGATTCCTGCTTTGAATCAATTGAAAGCTGCAACTGGTGCAAATGATCAAGAAATACAGAATGTTGCTGAAGGTGTAGCAAATTTTGGTGCATATGTACAAGCTATGACTGGTTCCACAGAACTGGCACAAACAGCAATGGGTGATTTGAGTAAAGGTGCTAAAGGTGCATTTGCAAGTTTAGATCAGTATGGAGTTACAGAGGATTCTCTTAAACGTACTGGTCTTTGGAGTGGTAATGAAAAAGATATTGAAGGTTATATTGCTGCAGTTACAAAAGTTATTGGTTCAACAGATGCTTTGATGAATACAAATGCAGGTCTTGATGCACAAATAAATAAAGCTTTTAGTCGTGGTGGAAAACAAATTGGAAACTTCTTTTTACCATACATTGAACAAGCAAAGAGAGGTTTTCTTGGATTAGATAATGCTACTGATGGTTGGATAACAAAACTTGTAATGATTGGTGGGGGAACATTATCTGGTCTTCAGATGGCACTCACTACAATTGGACAAGTAGCGAATGGTCTTAAAAGTATAATGGATGCTGTAGATTTTGTGAAAAATGCTATTCATGGGGTTGAACAAGTAACTGAAAGTGAAGCACAAATCGCTACGTTAAATGCAAAAGCTGCAGCATATGAAGAAGTCGCAGCTGCAGCTACACATGCGGCAGAAGCTGAAAAAATGGAAGCAATGTCTGCAGTAGATTTCCCTGGAGGGATTCATAAAAAATCTACCACTAAAGTCACTGGAAAAGATATTAATGCTGCTGCTTCACATGCTGGTGCAGGTATTAATCCAAATGCAATGGGTGCTTTTACTGAGGATATGGAGAAAGTTGCTGTTGAATCAACAACTTTAACTACTGTTGGTGAAGAGGCAGCAGTTGGTGCTGCTGGTGCTGAAACTGCTTCATTAAGTCTTTCAGCATTAAGTGCAAGTATTAGTTCAATGCTTGTTCCATTACTTTCTTTATCTGCAGTAATTGCAATTATGATACCTGTTGCTGCAGGACTTGTAGCAGAAGCATTAATATTTATTAAAGGTATACAAATCCTTTTTGATAAACTTGATTTTGGAGGAATTGATTTAACAAGTGGTATTAATGGTTTAAAACAAGTAGGTTCTGCATTATGGGCTCTTGCAGGAGCTCTTGCAGGAATGGCATTAACATTTGTATTAAGTTGGGTTAATGCACTACTTGATCCACTTGGGTTAGGTATGATGCAACTTGCATCATCAATAAATAAAATTAAACAAGCTATACCTAGGATTAATAGTTTTTCAAGTTCTGAAAATATCAACAAACAAGCTATTGAAAAACTAAAAGCAGTATGTGAAGGATTAAAATCAGTTAGTGAAGCAGTTAAATCATTATCTTCAACTAGCGGGACAATATCATGGGAAAATTTCCTCCAATACTTCAGAGGGGGAATGCTTGAAAATCTTCAAAAAGCAAAAGGTAAAATTATAGCCGCTGTACCTATCATTAATAGTTTTTCCAGTATGCCTCAAACAGATAAACAAGCTTCACAAAAATTAAAAGATGCATCTGAAGGATTAAAATCTGCAAGTGAAGCAGTTAAATCTTTATCACAAATAAGTAGTGATATACATTGGGATATAGTTTTTCAAGCATTAAATGGAGGTATAATTGAGAATCTTCAAAAAGCAAGAGATAAATTATATATGGCTGCAAAAGTGTTAGCAACATTCAAAGATATGCCCAATATAGCTACTGGTACCGGAAACAAAATTCAAAGGGTTACTTGGACAATTAATAATGTTTCTAATGCTATGAAAAGTTTGAAATCACCAAATATACAAGTTGATTCTGGAATAACTTCAAATATCACACTTGCAGTTAATGTTGTTCGCCAAGTGGCTACTCATCTTCGTTCATTAGTAAATATTTCTGCAATTCCTACTGGTACTGGTAATAAAATACAGAGGATTGCTTGGTCTGCAAATAGTGTATCAAATGCTATTCGTGCATTTAAAGCTATGCCTAATGTTGATTCTAATTATGTTAATAAAGTTAAAAAAGCAGTTACTGCAATTCGTTCAGCTGCAACAGAATTAAGAAAATTATCATCTGTAAATGTAGGGAATATCAGTAAAGCAACAAATGGTATTAAAAATGCTTTAGGACAAATTACAAGTACTCTTTCAACTATGAAAAATACAGTTTACTCTCCTTCTGTTGGAATAGGTCAACAAATTGTAAATGGTATTAATAATGGATTAAAGACTTTGCCTTCAACAATGAGTGGACAAGTATTACAAGCATGTACTACTGCAGCTTCTTCTGGTTGGACAGGAGGTTCAAGAATAGGAGATTCAACAACACGCGGATTTAAATCAACCTTGAAATTTGCGAATGCAGTAAGTGCTGAAATGGATTATGCAATACAAGCAATTAATAATAAAAAATCAGCACTTGTAGCCGCAGCAACTCAAGCTGCAAGTGAAGCTGCAGATGCATTTAAAAATAAAGGTTTACAACAACAATCACCAGGAACTATGGCTCGTGCTTCTGGACAAGAAATGATATTCGCTGCCCAAATGTTAAGAGATAAAAGTACAGGTTTAATTGGCGCAGCGACTAATGCTGGAAAAACTGCAAGTAAAGGATTTAAACCAAATTTTGGTATAAATATGGGTACTATTAATTCTTTACAACAACAAACTGCTTCTTCTCCAAGTAATCTTAAAAGTAAAACTCAAGGAAATGTAATATATAATATTCATATTGGTAAACAAGAATTCCCATTATCTAATCTTACTACTGAACAATGTAAACAAGTTGTTAACCTTGCAGTTAAAGGTGGTTCAACTATATCTCAAAACTAGTAAAAAGAATATTAAAAATATTATGATTTAAAAGGAGAATGTTTTTTGTGAAAGTATATAAGAAAAATCTTAAAAGTAAAATAAGTGAAAGCTTATGCATTAATGGTAATTATTTTTTCACAGAAAGTATTGATGTAGAAGAAGGATATGGTAGAAGAGAAATTAAAGAAACTCCAATCGCTGGAGGAAAATATATTCATCTTGAAAAAGGACAATATATTCCAAGAAAATTCACCTTCAATACACACATTAGTTATCCTCCAAGTAAAGTTGCACAATATAATGAAGAGTTCCATTCTATTCAAAATCAAATCTGTGAAATAGTAAGTGCAGAATTTGGCGTGTTTAAAGGATATGTACAAATAGTTCCAAAATATTCTTATGCCGGTGCATGTGAACTACAAATTAAAGTTACTGAAGTTACTGATGAAATCCCAACACCGGCATATGTTTCCCCAATTGATACTCAAAAAGCAGATGAAAATGCTCGTAAAAATGTAGGTGCTGATGCAGTATCAAATAAATCAACTAAGAAAAAAGATTCTGATAAAAAGAATACTGATTCTAAAACTACTAAGAAAAACACAAAATCAAAAAAATAATAAAAAAAGGAGTCATACAATGTGGCTTGATGATCAATTAATAGAAAATAAACTTCATGGAGAAGAAAAAAAGAAAGTTTCATATACTCTATGTCCTCCTAATTTTTCAGAGACAATTATAAAAATACGTGTTTTTCTTCCTGAAATATATAGAGTTGGTTCTGCAGACACATTGCAATTTAATCTTGCTGGCGAATTAAGTGATGAATCAGAGGATAATGAAGATACTTCAAGCAATTCAGATTCAACAACTACTAACAATAAAGATACTACCGGTGCAAATTCCACTAGTGCAGATAGTTCTGTATCAAATATTGATAGTACCTCAACAGATTCAAATGCTATTGATGAAGATACTGATTCAAGTACTGATTCAAAAGATTATCATGCAATTAAATTATCAAAAATAAGTCCTGAAGAAGAATTAAAGAAAAGAGGTAATCGTAATCTTTGGGGGGATAATGAAAAACAAGAGTCTGAAGATGATTCAGATAATACTGATGATAAAGATAATACTAAAAAAGATGAAGACAATTCTAATAATGAATCAGATGAAGAGGTACCTATTTACAATGTAACCTCTGACTCAGATATATTAACTATGAATGACCCGAAAAGAATAATTGATTTTGATAATGAAATTATAGATCTCTCTTTTGACAAAGGTTATGAAGAAGCAAACGGAACTGCAACATTCCATGTTCCCTATAATCAAACAAATAATATTAACCTAAAAAGAGGAGCAAGAATTATAATCCAAGAAGGATACAAATACCCAAACAATAAAGAAGATATAAAAATGGTCTTCAGCGGATATATTGATGAAGTATCTACAAATGAAAGTAAAATTGAAGTGAAATGTAAAGATCTTGGAGAATTATTAAACACACAAATAGAAGTAGAATACAGTCAACAAACAAGACAAGAAATTATGGAAGACATAATTGAAAATAAGATTGGTCTTAAAGCAGATATTGATTTCTTTGAATTGTACAATGATGTTATTGATTTTTCAACAGTATCTGATAATAAAGATGATGATAATGGAGGTTTTGATGGCACTGTAAGTGCAGATGTAAAAAAAGCAGCAAAACAAATATGTAATTCAAGCAAAGGTAAAAAAGCATTGAAAAAAATCTTCAATTGGGTTTCAACACATGTATCCTATGAAAATTATTCAAATACACGAAATACAGTATCTGAAACATTAAAAGGTAAATCTGCAAATTGTTGTGATGAAGCTCAGCTCTGTTGTGCTCTTGCAAATGCTGTCGGTATAAAAACAAGATATATTAAAGGCACTGCAGCATTTCTTGATGGAACTTATGCTCATGTTTGGGCTCAATATTATGTTGGAGGTTCGTGGTTTACTATGGATACGGTAAGTAATTGTACTACTCACAAATTAACAAGCAAAGGTTGGGGAAGTTGTGCTGGAAGAGTAATATCACAAACGGTTGTTGGTGCTACATTAGGTTTCTAAAAAAATGTTGAATGGGGTAAAAATATGGGTAAACGAGATAAATATGGTCGTAGTGCAGATAAAAAGACAATTATGGCTATTGGAAAACCTACTGCTCCTGGTGAGACTGAAGTAGCTGCAAAACTTGGAGCAACTTTTTGTAAATCAGTATTTAAAAATGAATGTCCGCATTGTCATAAACCTGCTTTGGCATGGGGATACAAATATACTGATCTTCTGGGTGAAGGTAGTGATGGTTCTGGTGAAGGACATATATATTGTGTACCTCGACTAGGAGGCTGTGACGCAGACTATGGATGTATCACAGGGCATGAACATCTTTATAATAATGTTTATCTTACTAAAATAAGTGGACCTGTAAAATCTTCTGAGGCAGAAGCTTTGAAACTTCAAGGTGGAGAAATGCAAGATGATGGGGAATCGACTGATGATTCTGATTCTGGTTCTAGTGGAGCTAAATCTGCATGGGATTGTCTTAAAGAAGTGGCTGGAAAGAATAATGATGATATAATGATATATTGTTTTGGGGATACTGTATATGTTAGACGTACTCCTGATAAAACATACTGTCATTTAAGTGCAAAAGAAAATTATAATCTTATTGAAGACTCTGTTACTGTTAATGAAGCAAATCCATTGATGAGTAATACAATTGAAGTAGTTTATGGTGCAAATAAAACAAAAAGAGACAAATTAGTTGTATCGTTACCTATACTTGTAAAAAGGTACGGTGAAATAAAAGAAACCATGGACGTTGGAAATGTAAATAGGGACGAAGCAAAGGCATATGCTACAACATACCTTTCAAAATTATTACGTGATGATGGTTTTAATATTGAATGTAGTGTAATTGGACATCCTGAATTTGCACCTGGAAGATGGTGTAATTTTCAATACAACAAGTATGATCTTGAAGATACTTATTTTATTAAAAAAATCTCACAATCAATGAGTGCAACAGAAGCGAATAAATGTGATCTTACACTATGCACATATAGTCCAAATCTCACTACTGATACAAAAAATGAATATGGAATACTTGTTGAAGAACAACAATCAGAATCTGATA from Methanobrevibacter boviskoreani JH1 includes these protein-coding regions:
- a CDS encoding transglutaminase-like domain-containing protein is translated as MWLDDQLIENKLHGEEKKKVSYTLCPPNFSETIIKIRVFLPEIYRVGSADTLQFNLAGELSDESEDNEDTSSNSDSTTTNNKDTTGANSTSADSSVSNIDSTSTDSNAIDEDTDSSTDSKDYHAIKLSKISPEEELKKRGNRNLWGDNEKQESEDDSDNTDDKDNTKKDEDNSNNESDEEVPIYNVTSDSDILTMNDPKRIIDFDNEIIDLSFDKGYEEANGTATFHVPYNQTNNINLKRGARIIIQEGYKYPNNKEDIKMVFSGYIDEVSTNESKIEVKCKDLGELLNTQIEVEYSQQTRQEIMEDIIENKIGLKADIDFFELYNDVIDFSTVSDNKDDDNGGFDGTVSADVKKAAKQICNSSKGKKALKKIFNWVSTHVSYENYSNTRNTVSETLKGKSANCCDEAQLCCALANAVGIKTRYIKGTAAFLDGTYAHVWAQYYVGGSWFTMDTVSNCTTHKLTSKGWGSCAGRVISQTVVGATLGF
- a CDS encoding XkdQ/YqbQ family protein — translated: MGKRDKYGRSADKKTIMAIGKPTAPGETEVAAKLGATFCKSVFKNECPHCHKPALAWGYKYTDLLGEGSDGSGEGHIYCVPRLGGCDADYGCITGHEHLYNNVYLTKISGPVKSSEAEALKLQGGEMQDDGESTDDSDSGSSGAKSAWDCLKEVAGKNNDDIMIYCFGDTVYVRRTPDKTYCHLSAKENYNLIEDSVTVNEANPLMSNTIEVVYGANKTKRDKLVVSLPILVKRYGEIKETMDVGNVNRDEAKAYATTYLSKLLRDDGFNIECSVIGHPEFAPGRWCNFQYNKYDLEDTYFIKKISQSMSATEANKCDLTLCTYSPNLTTDTKNEYGILVEEQQSESDNDNEDDSTNDETNDD